The following is a genomic window from Armatimonadota bacterium.
GCAGTACAGCGGGGTCACGTGGTGCCGCTCCCGGAGGACGTCACGTTCGAGGAGGCCGCGCTCGCAGAGCCCCTCTCCTGTGCTCTGAACGCACATGAGGTGGTGGCCACAGGTCCCGGGGACCGTGTGCTCGTTCTTGGAGCCGGTCCCATGGGACTCCTGAACGCCCTGGTGGCGAGGATCCGGGGTGCCGGAGAGGTGGTGGTGGTGGACCCCTGGCCTCAGAGGCGAGAGGCGGCACTCCGGTTGGGCGCGGATGAAGCCCTTTCCCCGGAGGTGGTCCCGCAGCTGGAGGACAGCTTCGACGTGGTGATCGTCACCGCCCCAGACCCCCGGGCTCAGGAGCAGGCGGTCCGGGCGGCCGCGGTGCGGGGCCGGGTGAACTTCTTCGCGGGCTTCCCCGCGGAGTGCACGCCGCCCTTGCTCGACACAAACCGGGTGCACTACCGCCAGCTCCTCCTCACGGGCACCACCGGCCAGACGGTGGCACACTACCACCGGGCGCTGCACCTCCTGCCCCGCCTCCGGCCGCATCTGGTGTACCTGGTGACGGACCGGCAGCCGCTGGAGGAAGTGGCCGCGGCCATGGCCTCCATGGCGGCGAGGCGGAGCCTGAAGGCCGTGCTGTTCCCCGCGGACCTCTAGGGACGCGGGGAACAGATTCCCACACGGAGGAGGGTGTGATGGAACACGTAGACCTTCTCATCGACGGAACCTGGGTGGAGGGCAGGGAGAAGCTCTCCGTCCTCAATCCCGCGGACGAGGAGGTGGTGGGGTCCGCCTCCGTAGCTGCCCCGGCGGAGGTGGACGCCGCGGTGGAGGCCGCGGAGCGGGCGTTCCGGGTGTGGTCCCGCACGGCCCCGGCGCACCGCGCGGCCCTGCTCCGCCGGGCTGCGCACCTCGTCCGGGAACGCCTGGAAGCGATTGCGCGCCTTTTGACCCTCGAGCAGGGCAAACCCCTCAAGGATGCGCGGGGGGAGGTGCAGGCCGGTGCGGAGGCCCTGGAGTACTATGCGGAGGAGGCCCGGAGAATCTTCGGCCGCACCATCCCCACGGATCACCCCAACCGCCGCAGCTTCGTCATCCATCAGCCCGTGGGGCCTGTGGCCGCCATCGGCCCGTGGAACTACCCCGTCCTGCTCCTGGCGTGGAAGATCGCACCCGCCCTGGCCGCGGGGTGCACGGTGGTGGCGAAACCACCTTCCCGGACGCCGCTCGCGGTCTCGCGGTTCCTGGCATGCCTGGTGGAAGCCGGCGCTCCGAATGGCGTGGTGAACACCGTGATCGGCCCGGGACGTACGGTAGGAACCTACCTCGTGCGACATCCCGGCATCCGCAAGATCGCCTTCACGGGGGAGACCTCAACCGGAAAGGAAATCCTCCGGATGGCGGCGGAGGGGATGAAGCGGGTCTCCCTGGAGCTAGGAGGACACTGCCCGCTGCTCGTCTTTCCGGATGCGGACCTGGAGGCCGCGGCCCGGGGTGCGGCCTACCGCGCCTTCCGCAACATGGGACAGGTGTGCAATGCCGTCAACCGCATCTACGTCCACCACCAGGTGTACGAACCCTTCGTGGAGCAGTTCGTGGAGTACACCCGGCGGTTGCGGATCGGCCCCGGTCTGGAGGATCCCGATCTGGGGCCCATGACCAGCCGGGAAGGGCTAGAAAGGACCGTGGCGCACATCGAGGACGCCCGGGCCAAAGGTGCCCGGGTAGTATACGGGGGACACCGACCGGAGGGGTTCCCGAAGGGGTACTTTTTCACCCCCACAGTGTTGGTGGACGTGGACCACTCCATGGAGGTCATGCGGGAAGAGACCTTCGGCCCGGTCGCGCCCATCATGTCCTTTGGGGACCTGCAGGAGGCCTTGCGGCTCGCCAACGACACCCCCTACGGGCTCGTGGCGTACCTGTACACCCGGGACCTCCGCACCGCCTTCCTCGTGGCAGAGGGGCTGGAGGCGGGGACCGTAGGCGTCAACAACGTGGTGGGGGGAGAGGTACCCTTCCCCTACGGAGGCTGGAAGGAGAGTGGATTCGGCCTGGAACTCTCGCACGAGGGCCTTATGGAGTACCTGCTCATCAAGCACATCCGCGTTGATCTCCCGTGAGGGATGCCATGGACCCCACCCGAAGCGAACTGAGATGGGAGCCGGCGGGACTTGGTCCGAACGCGGTCCGAGGGGTGCGACGGGCAAGCGATCTCCGGGGGGTGTTTGCGGACGAACAAGCCCTGGAGGCGTTGATCCAGGCTGGAGACCCCGTGGTATACGAGACCCATGAGCCTCCCGTCCCGAGGGAAGCAGGCCACCTCGCGTACGGGATCACGGTACTCTACTCCGGCTGCGTGGGCCGCGAGTACTTCATGACCCGGGGCCACTTCCACCTCCGGCGCGAGACAGCCGAGGTGTATGTTCCTCTGCGGGGAGAGGGTGTTTTGGTGCTCCAGGATGCCACGGGACGGTACCGCGTGGAGGCCCTGCATCCCGGGGCCGTGGTCTACGTCCCGCCGGGCTGGGCCCACCGGAGCGTGAACACCGGTCCGGATCCTCTGGTTTTCTTCTACGTGTACCCCGCCCACGCGGGGCACGACTACGAGACCGTGGCCCGCAGTGGCTTCCGCGTGCGGGTGCTGGCAGAAAACGGGCAACCCCGGG
Proteins encoded in this region:
- a CDS encoding alcohol dehydrogenase catalytic domain-containing protein, whose translation is MKAAVCTPGEGISLETWPPPRLEPGDVLVRVRAASICATDLKIVRQGHFRIPPGTRRILGHEIAGEVVEVRAPEFTVRVGQRVGLVPNVGCGRCGACTAGLDSLCPDYDALGITLDGGFAELVRVPARAVQRGHVVPLPEDVTFEEAALAEPLSCALNAHEVVATGPGDRVLVLGAGPMGLLNALVARIRGAGEVVVVDPWPQRREAALRLGADEALSPEVVPQLEDSFDVVIVTAPDPRAQEQAVRAAAVRGRVNFFAGFPAECTPPLLDTNRVHYRQLLLTGTTGQTVAHYHRALHLLPRLRPHLVYLVTDRQPLEEVAAAMASMAARRSLKAVLFPADL
- a CDS encoding NAD-dependent succinate-semialdehyde dehydrogenase, with translation MMEHVDLLIDGTWVEGREKLSVLNPADEEVVGSASVAAPAEVDAAVEAAERAFRVWSRTAPAHRAALLRRAAHLVRERLEAIARLLTLEQGKPLKDARGEVQAGAEALEYYAEEARRIFGRTIPTDHPNRRSFVIHQPVGPVAAIGPWNYPVLLLAWKIAPALAAGCTVVAKPPSRTPLAVSRFLACLVEAGAPNGVVNTVIGPGRTVGTYLVRHPGIRKIAFTGETSTGKEILRMAAEGMKRVSLELGGHCPLLVFPDADLEAAARGAAYRAFRNMGQVCNAVNRIYVHHQVYEPFVEQFVEYTRRLRIGPGLEDPDLGPMTSREGLERTVAHIEDARAKGARVVYGGHRPEGFPKGYFFTPTVLVDVDHSMEVMREETFGPVAPIMSFGDLQEALRLANDTPYGLVAYLYTRDLRTAFLVAEGLEAGTVGVNNVVGGEVPFPYGGWKESGFGLELSHEGLMEYLLIKHIRVDLP
- a CDS encoding cupin domain-containing protein, which encodes MRRASDLRGVFADEQALEALIQAGDPVVYETHEPPVPREAGHLAYGITVLYSGCVGREYFMTRGHFHLRRETAEVYVPLRGEGVLVLQDATGRYRVEALHPGAVVYVPPGWAHRSVNTGPDPLVFFYVYPAHAGHDYETVARSGFRVRVLAENGQPRVVPVDGP